CGCTCTCGACGCCCGTACCACCCCACCGACACAGCCAATGCCACTACGAGCACATCACCGCACGCCGCCAAGTACCGCCCTCCGACGACCGACGCAGACGGTCGCGGACGTTCCGTTCGACGACCTCGTGTTTCTGTTGGCGGCGGGCGTCGCCGACGCGCAGACCGCACTCGACGCACACACCGCTGAGACGGTCCGGTCTCTCGCAGCGACCGACGTCGAGGTCGTCCCGTCCGTGACGAAGACGATAGACGCCGACGGCACCGTCAGTACGGACGCCGCGCCCGCAGAGCGCCGTTCGCTGCTCGAACTCGGCTTCTCGCCGGCTCACTATCGGTTCAGCGACGCGACGGTCGAAGTCGAGGTCGACGTGAGCGTGACCGAGGGGCCGGGCGACGAGACCGCGGAGTTCAGCGCGGACACGAAGTCGGTGATCGACCGCCGTCGGTTCGACCGGCGCGCCGACGCGAACGCGCGAGTGGTCGCGCGGCTCGAACCCACGCCGCTCCCCGTTCGGGCGGACGCGTCGCAAGCGGCGGGCGACGCCAGCGGAGGCGACCGTGCCGACTGACGAGTGGCTCGCGCGACCGCTGTCGGAGTTCGTCCGCTCGGTCGCGTTCGCGGTCGCCGAGGGACAGGAAGAGCTGGACCGTCGCTCGATGGCCACACAGCGAGCGCTCGAACGCGACGCCGAGAACGGCGACCTCCCGTATGACCTTGACGCGTCCTGGCTCCGTTTCGCCGACGTCGAGGCCGACTTGGAGCTGACGCTGTCCATCGAGGGCGAGGAGATCCGGGATCCGGAGACGAACGCGGTACGGGGGTACAAACCCGTCGTGAGCGCGCTTCCGCTCAATCGCCGGGCCGTCGACGAGTACGACATCGACGCCGAAATCGCGAGCGAGGTGCGGCTCAAGATCGCACCCGTACCGCCGGCGACCCGTCGCCCATGAGCGACCGATTCGTCGCCGGAGGCGACTTCTCTCGGATCGCGGAGACGTTCCAACTGACGGAGCTGCCGCAGGTCGACGTCGAGAAGTTCGACACGGTAGAGCGCGCCGCGGTCGAGCGCGTGATCACCGAACAGCAGGAGTCGCTCGCCCGGCTCCAGAGCAACGTGCTCGACGTTCGCGCCGAGCGCGACGCGCTCGATCACCGCCTCTCGACGCTGATCGACGACCGCGACCGGCTGCAGGACCGCGTGCGAGAGCTGGAGGCCGAACGGCCCGCGCTGGAGCCGAAGGCGGTCTTCGCGAACCTCGGCGCGGCGCTGGAGGCGGCCGACGACGACCTCTCGACCGAGCGCTACCGCGTCGACGACGTCGACTTCACGCTGAAGGCGAACCTGACCCAGACCGAGGACGGGGTTCGGATGCACCTCCCCTCGTTGGACGAGTCGTCGGTCGCCGCGAACCTCAGCGAGGTCTCCTTCCGGATGCGGGCGCCGCGCGAGCGCGAGGAGCGCCCCGAGGCGGAGTACGTGGACGTGCCGGACGTGCGCGGGCAGTCCCGCGAGGTCGCGGCGCGCCGGCTCGCCGGTGCCGGCCTCAGCGTCGGGACGGTCGAGCAGGTGGCCGACCCGACGGCTGCGCCCGGTTCCGTCGTGGAGCAGTTCCCGGACGCGTACGCGGTCGCCGAGCCGGACGCGCCGGTCGACCTCCTCGTCGCCGAGGCGGGTGAGGCGCCGGCTGACGAAGAGACGCCGGCAGGCAAGGAGGCGCCGGCTGACGAAGAGACGACCGACGCGCCGGCTGACGACGAGACGCCGGCAGACGACGAGACGCCGGCCGAGTCGACAGACGCCCCGGCTGCCGACGGCGAAGCCGAGACCCGGACCGATCGCGGCGAAGACGAGACGGCGCGCATGGAGGCGTTCCGCCGGGCGATCGTCGCCGTCGCCCCGGAGGTCGGGCCAGCCGTCGCGGACAGGCTCCAGCGGGCCGGCGTCACGGACCTCGAATCGCTGTTGCGGTTCGACGCCGACGAACTCGCCGAGCGGCTGTCGATCCCGGCCGAACAGATCGTCGCGTTACAGCGGCGGCTCGAATCGGTCGCCGAGGAGCGATCGCTCGAATCGATCTCCGGAATCGGTCCGACGTACGCGGAGCGGCTCCGAGACGAGGGGGTCGAGACCGTCGCCGACCTCGCGACGCTCGACCCGGAGACCGTCTCGGCGATCACGCGGGCCTCGACGAGCCGGACCGAAGGCTGGATCAAGCAGGCGCGGCAGGTGACGGCGGAGCGATGAGCGACGACGGGAGGGCGGGGGCCAACGCGGATCCGAAGAGCATCGTGGAGCGGTTCGGCGCGTCGGTCGACATCACCGGGCCGGACCCCGACGCGGACGGGTTCTTCTTCGTGAAGCGTCCGGCGGCCGTCGACCACGACGCGTTCGTCACCGGCCTTCTGGGGGTGATCGGCGCCACCGACCGACTCGTCGTTCACCACCGGTCCGGGTTCGCCATCGTCCGGGTCTCACACGGGCTCGCGGGGCGGCTCCGGGCGTTCTCGTGGATCGACACCGTCGGCGCCGTGCAGTTCGATCCGACGCAGTTCGCGGCTGTGACCGGTGCTCCGGTCGAGTGACGCCCGAAACCGGGGCAAAAGCGGGCGCACCGACAGCGTATTTATCCCCCGCATGCAACCGTGTAGACATGAGTCTCGTCGTGGTTCCGGTCCGGTTTCCCCCGTCGTCACACTCCGAGGCGACGCTCAGAGAGGCAGTCAGCGTCGCCGAGGCGCGTGACGCCGACCTGACTATCCTCCACGTAGACCTGTACCAGAACTCCGGCGGCGTCTCCCGGAGAGACCTCAAACGCGCCGTCGAGAAACGGCTCGGTCGGTTGGACCGCGCTCGATACGTCATCCGGCGCGGGTTCTTGGTTGAGGAGACCATCCTCGAAGAGATCATCGCCGAGGGCGCCGACGTGGTGGTCATCGGCTCGAAACAGGCCGGGCGCTGGCGGCGCATGGTTCAGAAACTCCTCTCCGACCCCGACATCGACGCGTACCTCCGCGGCGAGCTCGACTGCACCGTGATCACGGTCAGCGGCAGCGGAGACACGACGACGAACGAGGCCGGCGAAAGCGTCGACGACGCGCCGCCCCTGCCGGACGACGGCACGGACGACTGAGTCGGGGTGTCGGTTTCGGCGCGAGCGCCCCTTTTACCTCTCGTCCGCGACCGAAGCGCGCCGCTCGTACTCGATGACGGTCGCGACGCGGTCTGCGACCGCCGCGCCGAACGCGTCTTCGACGAGGTGAAGCGCCAGATCGATCCCCGACGTCACCCCGCCGGCGGTGAGCACGTCGCCGTCGTCGACGACGCGCGCGTCGACCACGTCCGCGCCCGACTCACGGAGTTCCTCGACCGCCGAGGCGTGCGTGATCGCGCGCCGACCGTCGGTGACGCCGCCCGCAGCGAGCAGCATCGCCCCGGTACAGACCGCCGCGATTCGGGTGCCCGCAGCGTGGTGAGCGCTGAGCGCGCGCGGGACCTCGCCCCGCTGTGCCTCCGCCCACGCGCTGGCGGTTTCGTCGCGGTCGGTCCACCCGCCGCCGGGGACGACGAGCAGGTCCGGCGCGTCCTCGGGGTCCGGGAGCGTCCCGTCGACGCCGACGCGCGTCCCGTGGCTCGCGGTCACCGAGTCGCGCTCGTCGGGGGTGACGTACCGGACGCGGCCCGGCCGGTCGCCGGCGTAGCCGAGCGCGTAGTCGAACACCTCGTACGGACCGATCGCGTCCAGTTCGTCGAACCCGTCGTACAGCAGAATATCGACGTTCACTACCGGGGCCGTACGCGGTCGGGCGTCATGGCTGTTCCCCCGGAACGCGTGCCTGCTCACTCGTCGGCGAACGCTTCGACGACCGCCTCGATGTCGCCGGCGACGCGGTCGGGGTCGACCCGTTCACCGCGGTACGCGCGCTCGACGACCCCGTCCGGGTTGACGAGCAGCGTGACGACGATGTGGGTGAAGTCGTACCCCTGCAGCCGAGCGCTTTCGGTCGTGCGCTCGAAGCCGATCCCGAGTCGCTCCTGTACCACCGTCTTCGCCCGCTCCGGCGTCTCGGGGCGGAGGTAGTGCCAGTTCCCCGATTCGAGGTTCACGCCGAGCGACGCGGCGTTGTCGCGAAGCGCCGCCTCGTCGTCGCGTTCGGGGTCGAACGTGATCGGGAGAAACAGCGTCTCGTCGGTGATTCCCGCCTCGGCGACGCGGCGTTGGACCCCGACGAGCTGTCGGAGGAGGATGCCGCACTCCGCGGGACAGTAGGTGAAGATGCCGGTCACGACCGCGGTCCGGTCTATCGCCTCGCTGTCGATGGTGACCCCGGCGATCGGGTCTCGTAGTTCGAAGGGCGGGAGCCGCTGGCCGTAGGCGGGGTACGCGAGGTCCTCGCTGTCCGCGATCTGGTCTTCCTGCGGATCGAGGACGACGCCGTCCGGCTGGTCGCCGAGGACGGAGCTACACCCGGCGGTCGCGCCGGTCGTCGCCGCGGCGATCCCGCCGAGCAGCGCGCGTCGTCGCATACGAAAATTGACGGCCTGCGCGCCCATAACCAATCTGGTGCGGGCGTCGAACGGGGCGTTCGAGCGCCGACGTTTATAACGGAGCGTAGTACGGGATCGGCGGGTGCGGCAGCGAGACGCCGAGCGTCGCGAGCCCGTGTTGGAGCGGGATGTACCCGAGCGCGACGAAGGCGACGCCGAGGACCCGATGGAGTCGCATCCGCGTCTCGACGCTCACGGCGCCGAACACGGTCCCGAAGAGGAACATCGCCGGGACGGTCCCGAGTCCGAGCGCGGCGAGCGCGACCGCGCCGCCGAGCGCGCTCCCCTGGACGAACGCGTACAGAAACGCCGGGTACAGGAGCGGACACGGCAAGAGCCCGTGTGCAGCCCCGAGGCCGACGATCCGCCAGTCACCGACCCACGCGTCGACGCGGGGAACGATCCGGTGCGTGACGGCGGCGGACGCCGCCTCGATTCCCGGCACCGGAATCCGCTGGATCTCCAGTTTGAGCGCGTACCGGACGCCGATGGCCATCACGGCCGCGCCGACGACCAGCCCCGTGAGCGCGTGTACGTCGTCGGCGACCGTCGTCACCGTTCGCCCGGTGACGAACGCGAGGCTCCCCGCGAGCCCGAAGAGGCCGCCGATGGTGGCGTAGCTCGCGGTCCGGCCGAGGTTGAACAGCGCGTGCTGTCGCACCTGGCGCACGGTGAGGTCGTCGCCGCCGCCGGCCCGCGAGGGCCGCCCGTCCCGTCCGCGCCGTCTGCGCGCATCCGGTCCGCGTACGTCGAGACCAGCGGGCCGCACATGCCGAGGCAGTGAGCGCCCCCGAGGAGGCCGACGAGGAGGAAGACGCCGAGGCTCAGCGGCTCGGCGGCGTAGATGCTCCCGCTCGGCTCACAGGTCGTCGTCGCGAGGACGAGACGGCTCCCCAGCGACTCGACGACCCCGAGATTCTCCATGGCCGATCGAACGCGTGGGGCGACCCTAACGGATCTGGTGTGAACGACGAACGACGGGGGCGCGATGTCGAGGGGGTATAAAAGGCGCGTCGCTCACTCGAAGAGGCTGTCGACGGTCCGGACGAACCGGTCGACGATCCGGTCCGGCAGCGACGCCGACACCTCGTCGAGCAGCGCCGCGGTCTGTTCGGGGCGAGCGAGCGAGAGGCGCATGGGACGGTCGTCGGACTTCTCGACGATGCCGCTCTCTGCGAGGTTCGAGACGTGCCACGAGACCGTGCTGCGCGCCAAGTCGAGTTCCTCGACGAGCGTCGTCGTCCGCGTCGGCCCGTCGGCGTGGAGCCTGACGAGTATCGCACGCGCCGTCTCCCGACGCAGGAAGGCGAGCGCGCGCCGCTCCCACGGGTCGAAGTCGGGGTCGAAGTAGTGAGCCCGGCCGGCGATACGCTCGACCGCGACCTCGTCGGCGCGGACGAGCCGGCGGAGGTGGTACTGCGCCTGTCCGGTGGCGATGTCGAGGTCGCGGCTCACCCGGTTGAAGTGGACACCCGGCGTGTCGCGGACGTGACGGCGGACTCGGGCTCTGGTGTCCGGCATGGCTGGTCGCTACACGCTACCGGATCGGCGTATAAAGCGGTCGCGGGCGTTCCCCTCGCGCGAGAACGGCCGAGGGGTGTATTCTTGACGCGTGCGCTCGTACAGCTCAGAAGCGTGAACCCGATTCCCGTCACCGCGGCCGCCGGCGCGTGGGGCGTAGAGGGATCGCTGCCGCTGCTCGCCGTCGTGTTCGTCGCCGGTCTCGGGACGGGGCTCCTCTTTCTCGTGAGCCTTGTCGCGTACCGTCGCCGGCGAAGCGCGCAGTACGCCCTGATAAGCGTCGCCGTCGGCGCGCTCCTCGCACGTTCGGTCGTGGGCGCGGGCACCGTCCTCGGCGTCGTGCCGATGCCGGTCCACCACTTCCTCGAACACAGCCTCGACTTCCTCATCGCCGCGGTCGTCCTCTACGCGGTGTACGCGTACGCGCCGGGCTCCGTCGGCGGCGACGCGCCCCCGGAGTGACGCGCGGTCAGTCCCGGACCCCGCGCCGGACCCGCTCGACGGCCGCGTCGACGCGCCGGCCGTACGCCAGCGTGACCCCGGAGGCGACGGCGCCGACGAGCGTCCACCCGACCAGCGCGCCGACCGCGCGGGTCGTCGAGACGAACCCGCCGGCCGGCGCGAAGGCGACGCCGACCACGTGTTCGAAGACGAGCCCGCGGAACGCCCCGTTCGGCGTCACGGCGAGCGACCCCGGTATCGTCGACGCGGGCGCGCCGGCACCGAGCGACCGGAGCAACAGGAGGTCGCCGCCGAGGACCCCGGCGAGGAGCGCGAGGACGCCGAGCGCGATGGCGCTGCGCCGACTCGACGCCAGCGCCGAGACGGCCGCCGCGAGCGAGACGTACGCCGCCCCGAAGAGGAGGACGAAGGCGAGGAACCGCAGGTACAGCACCGGCGAGTCGATTCCGGAGTGGGTCGCGAAGATGCCCGTGTCCGGCGCGGCGGTCAGCCAGACCACGACGCCGACGACCGCGTACGGGACGCCCACGACCCCCACGAGCGCGACGACCCGCGCCAGCAGCACGCCGGCGACGTACTCGCCGACCCGGACCGGGTACGTCCGGATCACCGCGAGCTCGCCGCTCGCGCCGTCGGTGAGCAGCGCACGATACCCCAACACGACGGCGGCGAGCGGGACGAGCGCCTCGGTCGGGAGGAGCAGGTCGACGACCGCCGGCACGAACCCGGTCGCGCCCCCGCCGCCCGCCGCGACGAGGCCGCCGACGGCAACGAGCAGACCGACCGCCAACACGCCGTAGCCCGGCGTTCGGGCGACCGTGGCGAGTTCGCGCCGGAACACGGTCGCGACGCCGGTCGCAGCGCTCATCGGTCCGACACCCCCGTGACGTGGACCGCCGCGTCGGACTCCTCGCCGGCGCTTTCCTCGGCGTTGGCGCCGTCTCGGTCAGTTCCGTCGCCGCCCTCGCCCTCGTCAGCGGCGCCGGCTCCCCGTCTCGCGTCGCCGGCGACGACCCGATACAGCGCTCCCACGTCGGCGACGCCGTACTCGTCGAGTACCGCATCGCGCGGCCCCGCGGCGGCGACGCGTCCCCGGTGCATCACCACGACGTGGTCGGCGTGAGCGTCGACGAGGTCGAGCGCGTGCGAGGAGAGGACGACCGCCGTGTCGCCGTCGGCCCGGTCTGCCGCCGCGCCGAACGCGCGCTCTCGCATCCCCGGATCGAGGCCGCTCGCCGGTTCGTCGAGGACGACGAGCGACGGGTCGCCGAGGACGGCCTGCGCGATGCCGAGCAGCCGGCGCATCCCGCCCGAGAGCGCCTCGACGGGCTTTTCTGCGGCGTCGGCGAGTCCGACGCGGTCCAGCGCCGCGTCGGGGTCGTCGTCGACGAGTCGCGCGTAGAACGCCAGCGTCTCGCGGGCCGTGAACCCGTCTCGGAAGGGGACCCGCTGCGGGAGGTAGCCGACCGGCTTCGCGCCCGCCGCCTCGGGCACGCGAACCGTCCCCGCGGTTGGCTCCGTCGCGCCGGCCAACACTCGAAGCAGCGTCGACTTCCCGGAGCCGTTCGGGCCGACGACGGCGGTGAGGCCGGGGTCGACCGCGAGCGACACCGAGGACAAGACGGGCACGCCGCCGTAGGTACGAGTGACCTCTGTGAGGGTCGCGAGGGAGGATTCAGACACTCGTCTCACCCCGAGCCGGCGTGGTCGCCGGGTCCGCTCGCGGTGGTCGGGAGTCGCTGCCGGTCGCCGTCGCGTCGGTCTCGCGTGCGTTCATGACATCGGTGTCGGTGTCTCCGTCGCCCATCTCGTCACCGTCCGTCTCGTCGCCGCCATCCGCACTCGTGTCGGCCTCGGCGAGCGCCTCGCGCCAGTCGCCGTGAACCGGCCCCGCGTCGGGGGCGAGCGCGGCGTCGACCCGGTCCGGGGAGTACGGGCTCACCGCCGGCGAGGGGTCGATGATGCTCCCCGAGCGCGCCCCCGGAACGGTGCCGCGGAGCCGGTCGAGGAGCGCGACGGCGGGAGACTCACGAACCGCGACCGCGGCGACCTCGCGGTGGAGCGCGGCGTCGACCGGGGCCGTCGGTCGGTACGCCCGCTCGCCGGGCGCGTGGGTCCCGACGTTCGCGCCCGTCCAGTAGTTCCCGCGGTCGCCGTCGGCCCAGACGCGGAGGGCGCCCGCACCGGCGGCCGCGTGTCGCTCGTTGTCGACGAAGTCGTTTTCCACGATCCGGCTGGACGGGACGACCGTGGTGGCGCGCGCGCCGAGTTCGTTGTTCGCGGCCACGTTGCGCTCGTACAGCGAGCCGCGAGCGCTGGTCGAGAAGCCGAGCTCGTTGCCGACGAGGGTGTTGTACCCGAGATACGTCCGGGTGCCGGAGACCTGCAGGCCGGCGCTGGAGTTCCGCACGTCGTTGCCGACGATTGCGTTACCGGAAGGACGCGTCATCACGGTGATTCCGCCGAAAATCTCGTTTCTGAAGGTGTTGTCGGCGATCAACGCGTCGCCCGTGTACATGAGATGCGTCCCGTACCGGTTGTCGGTGAACGTGGAGTTCCTGACGACCGAGCCGTCGGCGCGGTGGAGGTAGATACCGTCGCGGCCGCCTTCGAACGTGCTGTCGGTCACCGTCACCCGCGACTGCATCCCCGCGATTCCCATGAAGCCGTCCTGCCACGCATCCGTCCCGTTGACGCGGAGATTCCGGACCACGGCGTCGGAGCCCTCCCGGAGGAGCAGCCCGCTCGCGTTCGCGTCGATCCGCACGTCGTCGACGAAGAGTCCGGGCGCGCCGATCGCGCGAATCCCCGCGTCGCCGTGGCCGTAGCCGAGCTGAATGTTCGTGTCCCACGCCTCGCCGTCGGCGTCGCGCTCCTGGCGGGCCGCCTCCGGGTCGCGCGTCTGCCCCCCGCTCCCGTCGACCGACACCCCCGTGATCGCCACGTCGGGCGCCCGGACCGTGATCACCGACCCGGTGCCGTTCCCGCTGATCCGCGCGCCCTCGCCGGCGACCGTTATCGACTTCGTGATCGTCACGGTCTCGGTGTAGGTGCCCGGCGGGACGGCGACCGTCGTGTTCGGCGGGGCCGCCGCGACCGCCGCCGCGACCGTCGGCGCGTCCGTCCCGACGACGACCGAGACCGGCCGGTCGGCGCGCCGGTCGGCGGCCGCGATCCGCTCGTCCGCCGCGGCCCAGCGTTCCGGCGCCATCGCCCGGACCGTCGCCGCGGAGTCGGTGCCGAACGACCCGCGCCGGACCGCCGCCCAGTCGACGACGCGGCCGCCGTGGTCGGCGACGAACGCCTCGGCCGCCGAGCGCTCGCGGAAGGGCACGACCGTCTCGCCCGCCGGGCTTCGGGCGTCGCTGCCGACGACGTAGACCGCCTCAGAGGCCGGCGTCCACTCGCCGGCGAACTCGGCCGCGAACAGCCCCGCGTCGGTCGTTCCCGGCCGGGCCTCGTCGAACGTCTCGACGTAGGCGGCGACGGGGTAACCGAACTGGCGGTCGGTCCGATCGCCTTCGAGAGTGGCCGCGAACGACTCGACGCCGTTGTAGCCGACCACGTACTGCAGCTGTGAGTAGAAGACCTGCGTCCGGGGAACGCGCGCCGATCCGGCCATCAGCGCGTCCGCCTCCGAGGAGAGCCCGAGTTCGACCACGTCGTCGTAGGCCACCGGCGAGGGTGCGGCCGACTCGGGGTCGGCGGCGAACGCGCCCGCCGTCGCGACGACCGCGACGAGGAGGGCGGCGACGAGCGCGAGCCGGAGCGCGCGCGGGAGTTCGCCGTACGGGTCGAAACGCGTCACGGTAGGGCTTGGGTCGCCGGGGGTTTAGCCGGTTTGGTTCGTTCCTCGAACGGACCGCTGAATCGGTCCCGAGGGCCTAAGACGGACGAATTCCTACAGAGAAGTATGACAGAACTACCGAACCGATCCGTCTCTCGTCGACGACTGCTGGCCGGGGCCGCCGCGGGACTCTCGGTCGGCGTCGCCGGCTGTTCCGGCGGCGAGAACGCGTCGATCACGCCGGTCTCGCTCGACGGGGAGCGGGCCTGCGACCAGTGCGGGATGATAATCGAGGACCACCCCGGTCCGGTCGGGCAGATCCACTTCGCGGACGACGAGCCGGAGGGCGGGCGACCGGGGCAGTTCTGTAGCAGCACCTGTACGTACCGGTATCGCTTCGACGCCGAGGCCGAGGGGCGGACGGTCGAGGCGGCGTTTCTCACCGACTACTCGTCGGTCGAGTACGAGGTGTTCACCGAGGGCGGCGACACCCAGTTCTCCTCGCACGTCGAAAGCGAGGCGTTCGAACGCATGCCCGCCCTCACCGTCGTCGCGCGCAGCGAGGTTGTCGGGGCAATGGGTCCCGAGTTGATCCCGTTCAGCGAGGAGGGGGACGTGACCGCGTTCACCGACGAGTACGGCGGCGAGCCGATGCCGGCGACCGATGTCGAGCGCTCGACGCTCGAAGCCTTATAAATCGTCAGTCGTCCGCCATCGCGCCCTGACCGACCTGGTTGACGTCGAGCGAGCCGACGAGTTCGGTGTGGGGGTACGGGAACCCGATGTCGGCCTCGTCGAAGCGGTGCATGACGTTCTCCGTGAGCGCGTGTTTGACGCCGCCGGCGCCGGTCTCGGCGGGGTCGATCCACACCCGGAGGTTGAACACGATGGCGGAGTCGCCGAGCGTGGTCAGCGGCGCGGCTGGCTCCGGGTCGGCGAGGACGCCGTCGATCTTCGCCGCCTCGTCGAGGAGAATGTCGCGGGCGCGGTCCACGTCGGTGCCGTAGTCGACCCCGAAGTCGACGGTGACCCGCCGGGTGTCGTTGGCCTGCACGTTCTTGACGACCGCGTTGGCGAGGTCGCCGTTCGGCACGGTGAGCTGTTCGTTGTCCCACGTGTCGAGTTTCGAGACGCGGAGGTCGATCTCGCGGACAATCCCCCCGTTACCGTCCCACTCGATGTAATCGCCGATCTCGAAGGGTTTGTCCTTCAGGATGAACACGCCGGCGACGAAGTTCTGGACGATGTCGCTCGCCGCGAACGCGAACCCCAAGGCGAGCGCGCCGAAGATGGTGGCGAAGGCCCCGAGGATCATCGGGAACCCGGCCACGGTCGCCGCGATGGCGACGGCCGCGAACAGCGCGATCGCCCCCGAGATGCTGGACGAGAGGCTGACGATGGCCGGCGAGTAGTCGCGTTGGTTCAGCGCCTCTTTGGTCGTCCTGACGAGGATCGACTTCCCAACGAGGTAGAGCACGAGAAACGAGACGACGAACGTCACGATGGTCACGACGACCGATACCACGGAACCGACCGGGTCGGCGAGCAAGCCTCCCTGGAGTAGTTGTGTAGTCACACTGTAACGACTCGCCGGCATCTGGCTTAAATACACCCTATAAATCGAGGGGTGGCGCCCTCACGAGTCAAAAAGAGCGAGCGTTCGACCGAGTCGCGACGGCGACTACTCCGCGGCGCCCCAGTTCTCGACGCGCTTCGGCCGGTCGGAGACCGCCATCACGTCGAGGTCGTCGCCGGCGTGGTCGAGCGCTTCAAGCGCCGCCGTCGCGGAGGCCTCGGTCGAGAAGTACGTGATCTCCTCTTCGACGGCGACTTCGAGCAGTTCGCGCTGCCGGGAGATGATAAGATCGATCTCGCCGCGCTTCGCGGCCTCGATGAGGTCCGTCGCCTCGCTCAACTCGAAGTGTTCGGCGTACCCCTCGACCAGCGCCTCGCCGGCGTCGGTGCCGGGATCGGGGAACTCCTCCGCGGAGAGGTCGACGACGGCGGTGCCGGACTCGGGGATCGGCTTGCCCGTGGAGTCTTGCGCCTTGTCGTAGGCCTTGCCGAACGAGGTCGCCGTGCCCATCACTTCGCCGGTCGATTTCATCTCCGGGCCGAGCCGCGGGTCCGAGCCCGGCAGCCGGTCGAACGGGAGGACGACCTCCTTCACGCTGCGGTGTTCGGGGATCTGCTCGTCGACGTCGAGGTCGGCGAGCGACAGGTCGGCGGTCATCACCTTCGCGGCCAGTTTCGCGATGGGGACGCCCGTCGCCTTCGAGACGAACGGGACCGTCCGCGAGGAGCGCGGGTTCGCCTCCAACACGTACACCTCGCTGTCGGCGTCGTCGCCGACGCCGGTCACCGCCAACTGGACGTTGAGTAGGCCGACCGTGTCGAGCGCGTGGGCGATGTCCTCGGTGACCTCGCGGACCCGCGCCATGGTCTCGTCGTCCAACGAGCGCGGCGGGATCATGCAGGCGGAGTCGCCGGAGTGGACCCCCGCGCTCTCGACGTGTTCCATCACGCCGCCGAGCAGCACGTCCTCGCCGTCGGCAACGGCGTCGACGTCCAGTTCGACCGCGTCGTCGAGGAACTGGTCGACCAAGATTGGTTTATCGGGCGAGACCCGAACCGCCTCCTCGATGTACTCCTCTAATTCGGCGTCGCTCTCGACGACCCGCATCGCGCGCCCGCCGAGGACGTAGGAGGGGCGCACTAAGACGGGGTAGCCGATGTCGTGGGCGAGTTCGAGTGCTTCCGCCTCGCTCGTCGCGGTGCCGCCCTTCGGCTGCGCGATGCCCATCTCGTCCATCAGGACGTTGAACCGGTCGCGGTCCTCGGCTAAGTCCATCGCCTCGACGCTCGTCCCCAACACCGAGCAGTCGAGCCCGCGGCGGTCGAGTTCGGCTTCGAGCGGTTCCCCGATGTTCACCGAGGTCTGCCCGCCGAACTGGACCATCACGCCGTCCGCGCCGGTCGCCTCGGCCACGTCCGCGACCTCCTCGGCGGTGATCGGGTCGAAGAAGAGGCCGTCCGAGGTGTCGTAGTCGG
This genomic window from Halorubrum sp. PV6 contains:
- a CDS encoding DUF4332 domain-containing protein codes for the protein MSDRFVAGGDFSRIAETFQLTELPQVDVEKFDTVERAAVERVITEQQESLARLQSNVLDVRAERDALDHRLSTLIDDRDRLQDRVRELEAERPALEPKAVFANLGAALEAADDDLSTERYRVDDVDFTLKANLTQTEDGVRMHLPSLDESSVAANLSEVSFRMRAPREREERPEAEYVDVPDVRGQSREVAARRLAGAGLSVGTVEQVADPTAAPGSVVEQFPDAYAVAEPDAPVDLLVAEAGEAPADEETPAGKEAPADEETTDAPADDETPADDETPAESTDAPAADGEAETRTDRGEDETARMEAFRRAIVAVAPEVGPAVADRLQRAGVTDLESLLRFDADELAERLSIPAEQIVALQRRLESVAEERSLESISGIGPTYAERLRDEGVETVADLATLDPETVSAITRASTSRTEGWIKQARQVTAER
- a CDS encoding universal stress protein; translated protein: MSLVVVPVRFPPSSHSEATLREAVSVAEARDADLTILHVDLYQNSGGVSRRDLKRAVEKRLGRLDRARYVIRRGFLVEETILEEIIAEGADVVVIGSKQAGRWRRMVQKLLSDPDIDAYLRGELDCTVITVSGSGDTTTNEAGESVDDAPPLPDDGTDD
- a CDS encoding DJ-1/PfpI family protein codes for the protein MNVDILLYDGFDELDAIGPYEVFDYALGYAGDRPGRVRYVTPDERDSVTASHGTRVGVDGTLPDPEDAPDLLVVPGGGWTDRDETASAWAEAQRGEVPRALSAHHAAGTRIAAVCTGAMLLAAGGVTDGRRAITHASAVEELRESGADVVDARVVDDGDVLTAGGVTSGIDLALHLVEDAFGAAVADRVATVIEYERRASVADER
- a CDS encoding SCO family protein; amino-acid sequence: MRRRALLGGIAAATTGATAGCSSVLGDQPDGVVLDPQEDQIADSEDLAYPAYGQRLPPFELRDPIAGVTIDSEAIDRTAVVTGIFTYCPAECGILLRQLVGVQRRVAEAGITDETLFLPITFDPERDDEAALRDNAASLGVNLESGNWHYLRPETPERAKTVVQERLGIGFERTTESARLQGYDFTHIVVTLLVNPDGVVERAYRGERVDPDRVAGDIEAVVEAFADE
- a CDS encoding helix-turn-helix domain-containing protein encodes the protein MPDTRARVRRHVRDTPGVHFNRVSRDLDIATGQAQYHLRRLVRADEVAVERIAGRAHYFDPDFDPWERRALAFLRRETARAILVRLHADGPTRTTTLVEELDLARSTVSWHVSNLAESGIVEKSDDRPMRLSLARPEQTAALLDEVSASLPDRIVDRFVRTVDSLFE
- a CDS encoding copper ABC transporter permease — protein: MSAATGVATVFRRELATVARTPGYGVLAVGLLVAVGGLVAAGGGGATGFVPAVVDLLLPTEALVPLAAVVLGYRALLTDGASGELAVIRTYPVRVGEYVAGVLLARVVALVGVVGVPYAVVGVVVWLTAAPDTGIFATHSGIDSPVLYLRFLAFVLLFGAAYVSLAAAVSALASSRRSAIALGVLALLAGVLGGDLLLLRSLGAGAPASTIPGSLAVTPNGAFRGLVFEHVVGVAFAPAGGFVSTTRAVGALVGWTLVGAVASGVTLAYGRRVDAAVERVRRGVRD
- a CDS encoding ABC transporter ATP-binding protein produces the protein MSESSLATLTEVTRTYGGVPVLSSVSLAVDPGLTAVVGPNGSGKSTLLRVLAGATEPTAGTVRVPEAAGAKPVGYLPQRVPFRDGFTARETLAFYARLVDDDPDAALDRVGLADAAEKPVEALSGGMRRLLGIAQAVLGDPSLVVLDEPASGLDPGMRERAFGAAADRADGDTAVVLSSHALDLVDAHADHVVVMHRGRVAAAGPRDAVLDEYGVADVGALYRVVAGDARRGAGAADEGEGGDGTDRDGANAEESAGEESDAAVHVTGVSDR